In one window of Arthrobacter pascens DNA:
- a CDS encoding glycosyltransferase has translation MTTPDDQRPLTILIAADTYPPHLNGAAQFGYRLAKGMTGRGHNVHVLACRADNGKSFTEFRSEATVHRLRSHGVFTHEYFRICFPWEIKREISLLFDRINPDVVHIQSHYMIGEHVLYEAVKRGIRIVATNHFMPENLNPFLPFPQWFKDIIGRISWKDMGKVMGQADVITTPTPLAAKAMHQHAFLRKVLPLSNGIDSSAYELQPGEVIEPNPHPVVVFVGRLAEEKHVDVLIKAVSKTPPELNVHLEIVGGGEVRPALEALVERLGMEDRVKFRGLASDDELRETYIKADLFCMPGTAELQSLVTLEAMSASTPVLLADAMALPHLVRDGENGYLFKPNDSDDLAAKITRILELPPEDRAAMGKASRRLVEPHSIQGTLQTFEDLYRGAGFEDKVV, from the coding sequence GTGACAACGCCCGACGACCAGCGACCCCTGACCATCCTGATTGCCGCTGACACCTATCCGCCCCACCTCAACGGAGCGGCCCAGTTCGGCTACCGCCTGGCCAAGGGAATGACCGGCCGGGGGCACAACGTGCACGTGCTGGCCTGCCGGGCGGACAACGGCAAGAGCTTCACCGAATTCCGTTCCGAGGCCACAGTGCATCGGCTCCGCTCGCACGGGGTATTCACCCACGAGTACTTCCGCATCTGCTTCCCGTGGGAAATCAAAAGGGAGATCAGCCTCCTGTTCGACCGCATCAACCCCGACGTGGTGCATATCCAGAGCCACTACATGATCGGTGAGCATGTCCTGTATGAAGCCGTGAAGCGGGGCATCCGGATCGTGGCGACCAACCACTTCATGCCGGAGAACCTCAACCCGTTCCTGCCGTTCCCGCAGTGGTTCAAGGACATCATCGGCCGGATCTCGTGGAAGGACATGGGCAAGGTCATGGGCCAGGCCGACGTCATCACCACCCCCACCCCGCTGGCGGCAAAAGCGATGCACCAGCACGCCTTCCTGCGGAAGGTGCTGCCCCTGTCCAACGGCATCGACTCCTCCGCTTATGAACTGCAACCGGGGGAGGTCATCGAACCCAACCCTCACCCCGTCGTGGTCTTCGTTGGGCGGCTGGCCGAGGAAAAGCATGTGGATGTCCTGATCAAGGCGGTGTCCAAGACGCCTCCTGAGCTGAACGTCCACCTCGAAATCGTCGGCGGAGGTGAGGTCCGGCCCGCCCTTGAAGCCTTGGTGGAAAGGCTCGGAATGGAAGACCGGGTGAAGTTCCGCGGCCTGGCGAGCGACGACGAGCTCCGCGAGACCTACATCAAGGCCGACTTGTTCTGCATGCCCGGAACTGCCGAGTTGCAGTCCCTGGTCACGCTCGAGGCGATGTCCGCGTCAACGCCCGTCCTGCTTGCGGATGCCATGGCACTGCCGCATCTGGTGCGGGACGGCGAAAACGGCTATCTGTTCAAGCCCAATGACAGCGACGATCTGGCCGCCAAGATCACCAGGATCCTGGAACTGCCGCCCGAGGACCGTGCAGCCATGGGTAAGGCCAGCCGCCGGCTGGTGGAACCGCACAGCATTCAGGGCACCCTGCAGACCTTCGAGGATCTTTACCGGGGAGCCGGCTTCGAGGACAAAGTGGTCTGA
- a CDS encoding DMT family transporter encodes MVWFAVLLAVLGAFFLAFGAQRQGSAVKADTGGLGLSSNGFLRLLRNPRWLLGVLLLCTGMGLNAVALVSAPLTVVQPIGAIALVITTVVNARDQDLTINRATVVAISACVAGSALFVVLAVFVTQENHHVSPEDELTIVLLLALAVGVFGTLAAMFRHRMSAFVYILGAGVLFGFVAVLTRIIGKHLLDPNGLFLLNVQWYSVVAIAAAGGLGSWFVQNAYSSGPPDLVIAGLTVIDPIVGIAIGIVILGELRPDVHAVMAIAMATAASLAIVGVIALSRHHPEVTKRKKDARKAAGRASH; translated from the coding sequence ATGGTGTGGTTTGCTGTCCTGCTGGCGGTGCTAGGCGCCTTTTTCCTTGCCTTCGGCGCGCAGAGGCAGGGGAGTGCCGTCAAGGCGGATACCGGCGGGCTGGGCCTGAGCTCCAACGGCTTCCTGCGCCTGCTGCGGAACCCCCGCTGGCTGCTCGGTGTCCTCCTGCTCTGCACCGGAATGGGGCTGAACGCCGTGGCCCTGGTGTCTGCGCCGCTGACGGTCGTACAGCCCATTGGTGCCATAGCCCTGGTCATCACCACCGTAGTCAACGCGCGGGACCAGGACCTGACAATCAACAGGGCCACAGTTGTGGCCATTTCTGCCTGCGTCGCCGGCTCGGCCCTGTTCGTGGTCCTTGCAGTCTTCGTGACCCAGGAGAACCACCACGTCAGCCCGGAGGACGAGCTCACCATCGTCCTGCTTCTGGCCCTGGCCGTTGGCGTGTTCGGCACGTTGGCAGCCATGTTCAGGCACCGGATGAGTGCCTTCGTCTACATCCTCGGGGCAGGGGTCCTGTTCGGCTTTGTTGCTGTCCTGACCCGCATCATCGGCAAGCACCTGCTGGACCCGAACGGTCTGTTCCTGCTCAACGTGCAGTGGTATTCAGTGGTGGCCATCGCCGCCGCGGGCGGGCTTGGTTCCTGGTTCGTGCAGAATGCTTACTCGAGCGGACCGCCGGACCTGGTCATCGCCGGCCTGACGGTTATCGATCCGATTGTGGGCATCGCCATCGGCATCGTCATCCTGGGGGAACTGCGGCCGGACGTCCACGCCGTGATGGCGATTGCGATGGCCACGGCGGCTTCGCTTGCTATCGTTGGGGTGATCGCCCTCTCCAGGCACCACCCCGAGGTCACCAAGCGCAAGAAGGACGCGAGGAAGGCTGCGGGCAGGGCATCCCACTAG
- a CDS encoding CDP-alcohol phosphatidyltransferase family protein, with translation MRFIGAGSRPGRPEVNRDLVFTIPNMLTVLRFMGVPLFIWLVLAQKDYGLSVVVLAVMAGTDWIDGYVARRFDQASNLGRIMDPVADRLALIAVAVTLVIAGVVNWLYLAALVVPDAVLLALTLSFFGGHPDLPVSRIGKIRTGLLLLGTPLLVLSRLDSAVSGALYVAAWIVLGLGLAGHWIAAYNYFWAILQKGRMRQPDHDGGTA, from the coding sequence ATGAGGTTTATCGGTGCCGGCTCCCGTCCTGGGCGCCCGGAGGTCAATCGCGACCTTGTCTTCACCATCCCCAATATGCTCACCGTTCTGCGCTTCATGGGAGTGCCGCTCTTCATTTGGCTGGTCCTGGCACAGAAGGATTACGGTCTCTCGGTAGTGGTCCTGGCAGTGATGGCCGGCACAGACTGGATTGACGGCTACGTGGCACGCCGTTTCGACCAGGCATCCAACCTTGGCCGCATCATGGATCCCGTCGCAGACCGGCTGGCGCTGATCGCTGTGGCGGTCACCTTGGTGATTGCCGGCGTGGTGAACTGGCTTTACCTGGCCGCCCTGGTGGTTCCCGACGCTGTCCTGCTGGCGCTGACGCTGTCCTTCTTCGGCGGACATCCGGACCTGCCAGTGAGCCGCATCGGGAAGATCCGCACCGGCCTCCTGCTCCTTGGGACACCACTGCTGGTCCTGTCACGGTTGGATTCCGCAGTTTCCGGTGCACTGTATGTTGCCGCCTGGATTGTGTTGGGGCTTGGCCTGGCCGGGCATTGGATTGCCGCGTACAACTATTTCTGGGCCATCCTGCAAAAGGGCAGGATGCGGCAACCGGATCACGACGGCGGGACCGCCTGA